A stretch of the Lolium perenne isolate Kyuss_39 chromosome 3, Kyuss_2.0, whole genome shotgun sequence genome encodes the following:
- the LOC127338850 gene encoding uncharacterized protein has protein sequence MDGDRRAPAAAAASVAAVFGAGDLLREILLGLAFPHYLVRAALVSKQWLLHASDPAFLRRFRDRHPPSLLGFCAGYPRTAYQFVQLPQPPELADLSRRAASSCNEEFATRGSQWIKHCRNGRLLIERPHHGRGEYSLLAPLLNGEPIAILPPAPLFCTIFLPEDGCRDGITMVSFHDKGREVRAKVSVLGSGQWQWGVQATAAIQLEPPYPAACFQRVLPPVHGMIFVVTNCGYTLVLDLATPRFFILELPDGAERDGVPSNFLLSCAENSGIYLVNAEEFQISVWLHRMTGDGYGAGGWLLVDTFCVREACARLGSWVPQHGGFVQVAAVGDNADFVFLDHAQSGAVFYVHLRSKEVQKVDQRVPDRYLVRDVGIDIFPIMMTWPPIFPARGVGLDQQK, from the coding sequence ATGGACGGCGATAGGCGAGCACCCGCGGCGGCCGCCGCATCGGTCGCAGCGGTGTTCGGCGCCGGCGACCTCCTCCGCGAGATCCTCCTCGGCCTCGCCTTCCCCCACTACCTCGTCCGCGCCGCCCTCGTCTCCAAGCAGTGGCTCCTCCACGCCTCGGACCCGGCTTTCCTCCGCCGCTTCCGCGATCGCCACCCGCCCAGCCTCCTCGGCTTCTGCGCAGGCTACCCCCGCACCGCGTACCAGTTCGTGCAGCTCCCGCAGCCCCCGGAGCTCGCCGACCTTTCACGCCGCGCTGCCTCTTCCTGCAACGAGGAATTCGCCACCCGCGGAAGCCAGTGGATCAAGCACTGCCGGAACGGCCGCCTCCTCATCGAGCGCCCTCACCACGGTAGAGGCGAGTATTCCCTCCTGGCGCCGCTGCTCAACGGAGAGCCCATTGCCATCCTCCCACCAGCCCCGCTGTTCTGCACGATTTTCCTACCCGAGGATGGGTGCCGCGACGGCATCACCATGGTTAGTTTCCATGATAAAGGGCGAGAAGTCCGTGCAAAAGTGAGCGTGCTGGGATCCGGCCAATGGCAATGGGGCGTCCAGGCCACTGCCGCGATACAGTTAGAACCGCCGTATCCTGCGGCCTGCTTTCAAAGGGTGTTGCCTCCAGTTCATGGCATGATCTTTGTGGTGACAAACTGTGGGTATACCCTAGTGCTGGATTTGGCGACGCCGCGCTTCTTCATCCTTGAGCTACCAGATGGAGCGGAGCGCGATGGAGTGCCGAGCaacttcctgctctcatgtgcggAGAATTCAGGGATATATCTTGTCAATGCAGAAGAGTTTCAGATCAGTGTATGGCTCCATAGGATGACCGGCGACGGCTATGGTGCAGGCGGCTGGCTGTTGGTGGACACATTTTGCGTCCGTGAGGCATGTGCGCGCCTTGGCAGTTGGGTGCCACAACATGGTGGTTTTGTTCAGGTTGCTGCGGTCGGGGATAATGCtgactttgttttcttggatCATGCACAAAGTGGTGCTGTCTTCTATGTGCATCTGAGAAGCAAGGAAGTTCAGAAGGTCGACCAAAGGGTGCCAGATAGATATTTGGTTCGTGACGTCGGGATAGATATCTTCCCCATTATGATGACCTGGCCGCCTATCTTTCCAGCAAGGGGCGTAGGTCTTGATCAGCAAAAATGA
- the LOC127340337 gene encoding putative glutaredoxin-C2, whose translation MAAGRVRGLASQRVVVIVGASNCCMCHTVQTLFMELGVSWTMTPGARTSRGRSLTWSAGVCLSRPSSSESQSSATTDWVMLLHLGGQLVPLLRQAGALWL comes from the coding sequence ATGGCAGCGGGGAGAGTGAGGGGGCTGGCGTCACAGCGTGTGGTGGTGATCGTCGGGGCAAGCAACTGCTGCATGTGCCACACGGTGCAGACTCTCTTCATGGAGCTGGGTGTGAGCTGGACAATGACCCCTGGTGCAAGGACGTCGAGAGGGCGCTCGCTGACATGGTCGGCTGGAGTCTGCCTGAGCCGTCCTTCTTCATCGGAGTCGCAATCGTCGGCCACCACCGACTGGGTCATGCTGCTGCACCTCGGCGGCCAGCTCGTGCCGCTCCTCCGCCAAGCTGGCGCCCTCTGGCTCTGA